The Solanum lycopersicum chromosome 6, SLM_r2.1 genome has a window encoding:
- the LOC101255207 gene encoding uncharacterized protein, protein MMNVFAISLVLTTLVTAGVFSPNPEKKDDVIVKEGHRVVVVEYEPNDHGQTKVSISPPETEHKAKAEHVSVSDKISAKAEGVEEKIGGFHGLNARELVCDAYGKCKHKIASALEGTKDSVSEKMHEIQEDAKEGFEKVTGKAHEATEKAKETVGKKVDEVKQGAKETAEKVKIKAVDTTNTLKRHLLKNASEDLDLIEEKVKEDAESLKVEGIRDYNVGRRFFSDVSAYIFSAESFRSLMGIFHLMGFALSYGVSFWMTFVSSNVMARALPKQQFAMAQSKIYPAYFKTVCYGIASAFLGHMWSQNPPYYANIGETIQGLFFVLILSATLFNCFYLEPRASKAMRERIKLEKEEGRGRDVFDVEPSTSSVDAFKDPTGVDIGKTTTHEPLENQRELPQQTAKLKPEVERLSLRLKKLNVISSVLNIFTLMGLSYHLVYLSQLLHSNR, encoded by the exons ATGATGAATGTTTTCGCCATTTCTCTTGTACTTACCACACTTGTTACAGCAGGGGTTTTTTCTCCCAATCCGGAGAAGAAAGATGATGTTATTGTGAAAGAGGGTCATAGAGTTGTAGTTGTGGAATATGAGCCAAATGATCATGGACAAACTAAGGTATCAATTTCTCCACCCGAAACAGAGCATAAAGCAAAAGCAGAGCACGTTTCAGTTTCAGATAAAATATCAGCAAAAGCAGAGGGAGTTGAAGAAAAAATTGGTGGGTTTCATGGGCTAAATGCTAGAGAACTTGTTTGTGATGCTTATGGAAAGTGTAAACATAAGATAGCAAGTGCACTTGAAGGGACTAAAGACTCTGTTTCTGAAAAGATGCATGAAATTCAAGAAGATGCTAAAGAGGGGTTTGAGAAAGTGACTGGTAAAGCCCACGAGGCTACAGagaaggcaaaagaaactgttGGGAAGAAAGTGGATGAAGTGAAACAAGGGGCTAAAGAAACGGCTGagaaagttaaaataaaagCAGTTGACACGACAAATACACTGAAGCGTCATTTGCTGAAGAATGCTTCGGAAGATCTTGATTTAATTGAAGAGAAAGTGAAAGAAGATGCAGAGTCTCTTAAAGTTGAAGGCATAAGAGACTATAATGTTGGTCGTAGATTCTTTTCAGATGTATCAGCCTACATCTTCTCAGCCGAGAGCTTTAGATCTTTGATGGGAATCTTTCATTTGATGGGATTTGCATTGTCTTATGGGGTTTCATTTTGGATGACTTTCGTATCAAGTAATGTAATGGCAAGAGCTTTGCCGAAGCAGCAATTTGCAATGGCGCAGAGCAAGATTTACCCTGCTTATTTCAAAACTGTGTGTTACGGCATCGCCTCAGCGTTTTTAGGCCATATGTGGAGTCAGAATCCCCCGTATTACGCGAACATTGGAGAGACAATCCAAGGTCTTTTTTTTGTACTCATATTATCCGCGACTCTGTTCAATTGTTTCTACTTGGAGCCTCGAGCCAGCAAG GCGATGAGGGAGAGAATCAAGCTAGAGAAAGAAGAAGGGAGAGGGAGAGACGTTTTCGATGTAGAACCAAGCACATCAAGTGTGGATGCATTCAAGGATCCAACAGGTGTTGATATAGGCAAAACAACAACTCATGAACCTCTTGAGAACCAACGAGAGTTGCCGCAGCAAACAGCAAAACTAAAACCAGAAGTTGAAAGATTAAGTTTGAGGCTAAAGAAGTTGAATGTAATCTCATCAGTACTCAATATATTCACACTAATGGGTCTCTCTTATCACCTTGTTTATCTTAGCCAACTCCTGCATTCCAACCgttaa